A region of Mauremys mutica isolate MM-2020 ecotype Southern chromosome 2, ASM2049712v1, whole genome shotgun sequence DNA encodes the following proteins:
- the ZNF467 gene encoding zinc finger protein 467 isoform X2, giving the protein MRENYDAMIALGSVVPKPEIVPQGEREQQQQHGGEQQMGLEGRKGPESSCSDDWLIRTVKVEEDYEEWPASLSAEALLSGQLQGSGLLHPDGGHGYLGACKLERPSLEDYGSYGDLPGLALQQWQLLTEKPYGCTECERRFKDKLTLRLHQRVHTGESPYACGECGRSFSQKPNLVAHQRTHSGERPFPCAQCGKGFSKKAHLTRHQRIHTGERPYQCAQCGRCFSQKIHLGSHQKTHTGERPFPCAECGRSFRKKTHLIRHQRIHTGERPYQCAQCARSFTHKQHLVRHQRVHTEPEPGALAQLETSAPCRLPGVAAPPPGSLPEQKPFTCPECGKSFSWKKNLTSHQRLHLEGRPFSCAECGRGFSDKRHLTAHLRSHMGLKPYACAYCEKSFSHKPNLTTHQRTHTGERPFACPDCGRSFTHNQHLVRHRRVHTGERPFACPQCNRSFSSRPNLIAHTKAHSGKRPYICEQCGRGFSRKSHLVRHQAVHTGTRPHGCSQCGKRFSSKTNLVRHQAVHTGHRPYICTQCGKSFSRKTHLLRHERTHAAPLQSDRGSPWAVHDPLSQQAACL; this is encoded by the exons ATGAGGGAGAACTATGATGCCATGATTGCTCTGG GATCCGTAGTTCCCAAGCCCGAGATCGTCCCGCAAGGTGAgcgagagcagcagcagcagcatggtggCGAGCAGCAGATGGGTCTGGAAGGACGAAAAGGCCCCgagagcagctgctcag ATGACTGGCTCATCCGGACGGTGAAGGTGGAGGAGGACTATGAGGAGTGGCCCGCGAGTCTCAGCGCGGAGGCGCTGCTGTCGGGGCAGCTGCAGGGCAGCGGCTTGCTGCATCCCGACGGGGGCCACGGCTACCTGGGCGCCTGCAAGCTGGAGAGGCCGAGCCTGGAGGACTACGGCAGCTACGGCGACCTCCCGGGCTTGGCCCTgcagcagtggcagctcctgACCGAGAAGCCGTATGGCTGCACCGAGTGCGAGCGGCGGTTCAAGGACAAGCTGACGCTGCGGCTCCACCAGCGGGTGCACACGGGGGAGAGCCCCTACGCCTGCGGGGAGTGCGGCCGCAGCTTCAGCCAGAAGCCCAACCTGGTGGCCCACCAGCGCACCCACTCTGGGGAGCGGCCCTTCCCCTGCGCCCAGTGCGGCAAGGGCTTCAGCAAGAAGGCCCACCTGACCCGGCACCAGCGCATccacacgggcgagcgcccctACCAGTGCGCCCAGTGCGGCCGCTGCTTCAGCCAGAAGATCCACCTGGGATCGCACCAGAAGAcgcacaccggggagcggcccttCCCCTGCGCCGAGTGCGGCCGGAGCTTCCGCAAGAAGACGCACCTGATCCGgcaccagcgcatccacaccGGGGAGCGCCCCTACCAGTGCGCCCAGTGCGCCCGCAGCTTTACCCACAAGCAGCATCTGGTGCGGCACCAGCGCGTGCAcacggagccggagccgggggcactggcccagctggagacaaGTGCCCCCTGCAGGCTGCCAGGAGTGGCAGCGCCACCCCCAGGGTCCTTGCCGGAGCAGAAACCCTTCACCTGCCCCGAGTGCGGCAAAAGCTTCAGCTGGAAGAAGAACCTGACGTCGCACCAgcggctgcacctggaggggcgGCCCTTCTCCTGCGCCGAGTGCGGACGCGGCTTCAGCGACAAGCGCCACCTGACCGCCCACCTGCGCAGCCACATGGGCCTCAAGCCTTACGCCTGCGCCTACTGCGAGAAGAGCTTCAGCCACAAGCCCAACCTGACCACGCACCAGCGCACGCACACCGGGGAGCGCCCCTTCGCCTGCCCCGACTGCGGCCGCAGCTTCACCCACAACCAGCACCTGGTGCGGCACCGCCGCGTCCACACCGGCGAGCGCCCCTTCGCCTGCCCCCAGTGCAACCGCAGCTTCAGCTCCCGGCCCAACCTCATCGCCCACACCAAGGCGCACTCGGGCAAGCGGCCCTACATCTGCGAGCAGTGCGGCCGCGGCTTCAGCCGCAAGTCCCACCTGGTGAGGCACCAGGCCGTGCACACCGGCACCCGCCCCCACGGCTGCAGCCAGTGCGGCAAGCGCTTCAGCTCCAAGACCAACCTGGTCCGGCACCAGGCCGTGCACACAGGGCACCGGCCCTACATCTGCACCCAGTGTGGCAAGAGCTTCAGCAGGAAGACGCATCTCCTGAGGCATGAGCGTACCCACGCTGCCCCCCTGCAGAGCGacaggggcagcccctgggctgtgcacgaccccctgagccagcaggcagcctgcctctAG
- the ZNF467 gene encoding zinc finger protein 467 isoform X1 has translation MRENYDAMIALGSPVTKPEIVPRIEQAEEPRAKAPGEAEEREAPGSASPGSVVPKPEIVPQGEREQQQQHGGEQQMGLEGRKGPESSCSDDWLIRTVKVEEDYEEWPASLSAEALLSGQLQGSGLLHPDGGHGYLGACKLERPSLEDYGSYGDLPGLALQQWQLLTEKPYGCTECERRFKDKLTLRLHQRVHTGESPYACGECGRSFSQKPNLVAHQRTHSGERPFPCAQCGKGFSKKAHLTRHQRIHTGERPYQCAQCGRCFSQKIHLGSHQKTHTGERPFPCAECGRSFRKKTHLIRHQRIHTGERPYQCAQCARSFTHKQHLVRHQRVHTEPEPGALAQLETSAPCRLPGVAAPPPGSLPEQKPFTCPECGKSFSWKKNLTSHQRLHLEGRPFSCAECGRGFSDKRHLTAHLRSHMGLKPYACAYCEKSFSHKPNLTTHQRTHTGERPFACPDCGRSFTHNQHLVRHRRVHTGERPFACPQCNRSFSSRPNLIAHTKAHSGKRPYICEQCGRGFSRKSHLVRHQAVHTGTRPHGCSQCGKRFSSKTNLVRHQAVHTGHRPYICTQCGKSFSRKTHLLRHERTHAAPLQSDRGSPWAVHDPLSQQAACL, from the exons ATGAGGGAGAACTATGATGCCATGATTGCTCTGG GGTCCCCCGTCACCAAACCCGAGATTGTCCCACGGATCGAGCAAGCCGAAGAGCCTCGTGCCAAGGCtcctggggaggcagaggagagggaggCCCCTGGCAGCGCCAGCCCAG GATCCGTAGTTCCCAAGCCCGAGATCGTCCCGCAAGGTGAgcgagagcagcagcagcagcatggtggCGAGCAGCAGATGGGTCTGGAAGGACGAAAAGGCCCCgagagcagctgctcag ATGACTGGCTCATCCGGACGGTGAAGGTGGAGGAGGACTATGAGGAGTGGCCCGCGAGTCTCAGCGCGGAGGCGCTGCTGTCGGGGCAGCTGCAGGGCAGCGGCTTGCTGCATCCCGACGGGGGCCACGGCTACCTGGGCGCCTGCAAGCTGGAGAGGCCGAGCCTGGAGGACTACGGCAGCTACGGCGACCTCCCGGGCTTGGCCCTgcagcagtggcagctcctgACCGAGAAGCCGTATGGCTGCACCGAGTGCGAGCGGCGGTTCAAGGACAAGCTGACGCTGCGGCTCCACCAGCGGGTGCACACGGGGGAGAGCCCCTACGCCTGCGGGGAGTGCGGCCGCAGCTTCAGCCAGAAGCCCAACCTGGTGGCCCACCAGCGCACCCACTCTGGGGAGCGGCCCTTCCCCTGCGCCCAGTGCGGCAAGGGCTTCAGCAAGAAGGCCCACCTGACCCGGCACCAGCGCATccacacgggcgagcgcccctACCAGTGCGCCCAGTGCGGCCGCTGCTTCAGCCAGAAGATCCACCTGGGATCGCACCAGAAGAcgcacaccggggagcggcccttCCCCTGCGCCGAGTGCGGCCGGAGCTTCCGCAAGAAGACGCACCTGATCCGgcaccagcgcatccacaccGGGGAGCGCCCCTACCAGTGCGCCCAGTGCGCCCGCAGCTTTACCCACAAGCAGCATCTGGTGCGGCACCAGCGCGTGCAcacggagccggagccgggggcactggcccagctggagacaaGTGCCCCCTGCAGGCTGCCAGGAGTGGCAGCGCCACCCCCAGGGTCCTTGCCGGAGCAGAAACCCTTCACCTGCCCCGAGTGCGGCAAAAGCTTCAGCTGGAAGAAGAACCTGACGTCGCACCAgcggctgcacctggaggggcgGCCCTTCTCCTGCGCCGAGTGCGGACGCGGCTTCAGCGACAAGCGCCACCTGACCGCCCACCTGCGCAGCCACATGGGCCTCAAGCCTTACGCCTGCGCCTACTGCGAGAAGAGCTTCAGCCACAAGCCCAACCTGACCACGCACCAGCGCACGCACACCGGGGAGCGCCCCTTCGCCTGCCCCGACTGCGGCCGCAGCTTCACCCACAACCAGCACCTGGTGCGGCACCGCCGCGTCCACACCGGCGAGCGCCCCTTCGCCTGCCCCCAGTGCAACCGCAGCTTCAGCTCCCGGCCCAACCTCATCGCCCACACCAAGGCGCACTCGGGCAAGCGGCCCTACATCTGCGAGCAGTGCGGCCGCGGCTTCAGCCGCAAGTCCCACCTGGTGAGGCACCAGGCCGTGCACACCGGCACCCGCCCCCACGGCTGCAGCCAGTGCGGCAAGCGCTTCAGCTCCAAGACCAACCTGGTCCGGCACCAGGCCGTGCACACAGGGCACCGGCCCTACATCTGCACCCAGTGTGGCAAGAGCTTCAGCAGGAAGACGCATCTCCTGAGGCATGAGCGTACCCACGCTGCCCCCCTGCAGAGCGacaggggcagcccctgggctgtgcacgaccccctgagccagcaggcagcctgcctctAG